The following proteins come from a genomic window of Flavobacteriaceae bacterium MAR_2010_188:
- a CDS encoding ATP-dependent exoDNAse (exonuclease V) beta subunit (contains helicase and exonuclease domains): MENTTSFKIFSASAGSGKTFNLVKQYLGLLLSTKNAVQFRNILALTFTNKAVGEMKERIIEALQQFSSKKVLEERPDLFLTMMEDLELSDLELHNRSIIVLRNILHNYAAFDVSTIDKFNHRLIRTFANDLKLPVNFEVELDTDYILNKAVDNLIDKAGTDKQLTKLLVDFAIEKVDEDKSWDVSYDLNQVAKIITNENDRKYLERIQGKNLNDFQNLKTNLIEKITSLEGNLVSIANEVLDKIQQSGLEHSDFTRSTLPTHFSRISVLSLDRLYDNKLEENLSDGTGIYNKGLDEGAKQTIDQLLPYFEERFLILKKAVHEVKLLKNALKHITPLSVLNAINTSLREITTDEELVLISDFNSLINNEIKDQPAPYIYERIGERYQHYFIDEFQDTSELQWNNLVPMIGNSLSQINLDGHTGSAMLVGDAKQAIYRWRGGRAEQFINLYSGQESPFTIERTAYNLPKNYRSHGNIVNFNNSFFKFLSERSFSEISHSELFLKSFQETTNDKTGFIGMSFIDSSLDKEEKEEEYSKETYFKIKEAIENGFDYKDICIITRKRKESIAIATYLSDEDVPIISSESLLLKNSPEVQFLISLLILVSDPQNHESKIEILSYLAEYKFKIEDKHQFFEENIFKSTKMFFEEFSNYGFKIDHEELLNLPLYETAESLVRAFRFDETSNAYIQFFLDEIFNLTQRDVLGINGFLDYWNQKMEKLSVISPQGSNAVELMTIHKAKGLEFPVVIFPFANQDIYSDINPKMWVEVEPSEFSGFQYLYIGLNKDLENMDGGARQGYLDYKSQQELDSLNLLYVVMTRPVKELHIISELDVSAKGETKPNLYSGLFIDYLKSIGKWEDGKSEYQFGTRNKEVSEKEVSYEEEYLNLISTARKDINLNILSRSGRLWDTEQEAAIEKGDLLHFILSKIDYAQDARRVVEELKNYGELSEQQEEVILPILDAIVFHPRLKKYYSEEYTILNERDIISASGQSFRPDRVMIRGKEAGIIDYKTGREMSKHSDQINLYGQLLEDMGFKVSAKIVLYINEEIQIKEL, translated from the coding sequence ATGGAAAACACCACCTCATTTAAAATATTTAGTGCATCTGCCGGAAGCGGTAAAACCTTCAACTTAGTCAAGCAGTATTTAGGTCTCTTACTTTCAACGAAAAATGCGGTGCAGTTCAGAAATATCCTGGCCCTAACCTTCACCAATAAAGCGGTTGGAGAAATGAAGGAAAGGATTATTGAAGCGTTACAACAATTTTCATCAAAAAAAGTACTGGAAGAAAGACCTGACCTTTTCTTGACGATGATGGAAGATTTGGAACTTTCCGATTTAGAACTGCATAATCGCTCGATTATCGTTCTTAGGAATATTCTTCATAATTATGCTGCTTTCGATGTTTCTACAATCGATAAATTCAACCATCGCCTAATCAGAACCTTTGCAAACGACCTTAAGCTTCCAGTTAATTTTGAAGTTGAGCTGGATACGGACTATATTCTTAACAAAGCAGTCGATAACCTGATTGACAAAGCTGGGACAGATAAACAGCTTACCAAGCTGCTGGTAGATTTTGCAATAGAAAAGGTGGATGAAGATAAAAGTTGGGATGTCTCTTACGACCTAAATCAGGTTGCAAAAATTATCACTAACGAAAATGATAGAAAATATTTAGAAAGGATTCAAGGTAAAAATTTGAATGACTTTCAAAATCTAAAGACAAACTTGATCGAAAAGATTACTTCGCTGGAAGGAAATTTGGTTTCTATCGCCAACGAAGTTTTGGATAAAATTCAACAATCTGGTCTTGAACATTCAGATTTTACAAGAAGTACACTGCCAACTCATTTCTCAAGAATATCAGTATTAAGCTTAGACCGCCTTTACGATAACAAACTAGAGGAAAACCTTTCTGATGGAACCGGGATTTACAATAAAGGCTTGGATGAAGGCGCCAAACAAACCATTGACCAACTACTACCTTATTTTGAAGAGCGTTTCCTAATATTGAAAAAGGCGGTTCACGAAGTGAAATTGCTTAAGAATGCTTTGAAGCATATCACCCCTCTTTCAGTTTTAAATGCCATAAATACTTCCTTAAGAGAAATTACTACAGATGAAGAATTGGTGCTCATCTCGGATTTTAATTCTTTGATCAACAATGAAATAAAAGACCAACCGGCTCCCTACATTTATGAGCGCATAGGTGAGAGATATCAACATTACTTTATAGACGAATTTCAGGATACTTCAGAACTACAGTGGAACAACTTGGTGCCGATGATTGGCAATTCGCTGTCACAAATTAATCTCGATGGACATACCGGGTCGGCAATGCTGGTCGGTGATGCCAAACAAGCCATTTATCGTTGGCGCGGTGGAAGAGCAGAACAATTTATTAATCTTTATTCGGGGCAAGAGAGTCCATTTACCATAGAACGTACCGCCTATAACCTGCCCAAAAATTATAGGAGCCACGGCAATATTGTAAATTTCAACAATTCATTTTTTAAATTTTTGTCTGAAAGGTCTTTTTCGGAAATATCCCATTCTGAACTTTTTTTAAAAAGCTTTCAAGAAACAACAAACGATAAAACAGGTTTTATTGGAATGTCCTTTATCGACTCTAGTTTGGACAAGGAAGAAAAAGAGGAAGAATATTCTAAAGAGACCTATTTCAAGATAAAAGAAGCAATCGAGAATGGTTTCGATTATAAGGATATCTGCATTATTACCCGCAAGAGAAAAGAGAGCATTGCCATCGCGACGTATTTGAGCGATGAAGATGTGCCGATTATTTCTTCAGAATCCTTATTGTTGAAAAATTCGCCCGAAGTACAATTTCTGATTTCTCTTCTAATTTTAGTTTCCGATCCACAAAATCATGAATCTAAGATTGAGATTTTATCCTATCTAGCGGAGTATAAATTTAAGATAGAGGACAAGCATCAATTTTTTGAAGAGAACATTTTTAAGTCTACAAAAATGTTTTTTGAAGAATTTTCGAATTATGGCTTTAAGATTGATCATGAGGAACTACTAAATCTTCCGCTTTACGAAACTGCCGAGAGTTTGGTCAGGGCTTTCCGGTTCGATGAAACTTCTAATGCGTATATCCAATTTTTCTTGGATGAAATCTTCAATCTAACCCAAAGAGATGTTCTAGGAATCAATGGATTTTTGGATTATTGGAATCAAAAAATGGAAAAACTATCTGTTATCTCTCCCCAAGGAAGCAATGCGGTAGAACTCATGACCATTCATAAAGCGAAAGGATTAGAATTTCCGGTAGTAATATTTCCATTTGCAAATCAGGATATCTACAGCGACATCAATCCTAAGATGTGGGTAGAAGTTGAACCGAGTGAATTTTCAGGATTTCAGTATCTATATATTGGATTGAATAAAGATTTAGAAAATATGGACGGCGGTGCACGCCAAGGTTACTTAGATTACAAATCCCAACAAGAACTAGACAGTTTAAACCTTTTATATGTGGTTATGACACGTCCAGTAAAGGAATTGCATATTATTTCTGAATTAGATGTCAGCGCGAAAGGAGAAACAAAACCTAATTTATATTCTGGTCTTTTTATAGATTATTTAAAATCCATTGGAAAATGGGAAGATGGGAAATCGGAATATCAATTCGGTACGCGCAATAAAGAAGTTTCTGAAAAAGAAGTTTCTTATGAAGAAGAATATCTAAACTTGATTTCTACGGCACGAAAAGACATTAACCTCAATATATTATCTCGTTCTGGACGTTTATGGGATACTGAACAAGAAGCCGCAATAGAAAAAGGAGACTTATTGCACTTTATACTTTCTAAAATTGACTATGCACAAGATGCACGTAGGGTTGTCGAAGAACTGAAGAATTATGGTGAATTGAGCGAGCAACAGGAAGAGGTTATCCTTCCAATATTAGATGCAATTGTTTTCCACCCCCGCCTGAAGAAATATTATTCAGAGGAATACACAATTTTGAACGAGCGCGATATCATTTCCGCGAGCGGTCAATCATTTAGACCGGACCGAGTCATGATTAGAGGAAAAGAAGCTGGGATTATTGATTATAAAACCGGTAGAGAGATGAGCAAACATAGCGATCAAATTAATCTTTACGGTCAATTACTTGAAGATATGGGGTTTAAGGTAAGTGCCAAAATAGTGTTGTACATCAACGAGGAGATTCAAATAAAAGAGTTATAA
- a CDS encoding superoxide dismutase, Fe-Mn family: MAFELPKLKYSYDALEPNIDARTMEIHYTKHHKGYTDKLNAAIEGTDLEGKTIENILINLDMDDKAVRNNGGGFYNHSLFWEVMNPENKSELSGDLKKAIESAFTTFDGFKDEFSNAAGSRFGSGWAWLCVHEGGKVEICSTPNQDNPLMPGAGCGGTPILGLDVWEHAYYLKYQNKRPEYIDAFFNVINWNEVEKRYAEAK; encoded by the coding sequence ATGGCATTTGAATTACCAAAATTGAAATATAGTTATGACGCCCTAGAACCAAATATAGATGCTCGTACCATGGAAATCCATTATACAAAGCATCATAAAGGATATACCGATAAACTAAATGCAGCAATTGAAGGAACTGATCTTGAGGGTAAAACTATCGAGAACATTTTAATCAATTTAGATATGGACGATAAAGCGGTTAGAAATAATGGTGGTGGATTTTACAATCATTCTCTTTTCTGGGAAGTAATGAATCCAGAGAACAAATCGGAACTTTCTGGCGATCTTAAAAAAGCTATTGAAAGTGCTTTCACAACTTTTGATGGTTTTAAAGATGAATTTTCTAATGCAGCTGGATCAAGATTTGGATCTGGTTGGGCTTGGCTTTGTGTACATGAAGGAGGTAAAGTAGAAATCTGTTCAACTCCAAACCAAGATAATCCATTAATGCCAGGAGCAGGCTGTGGAGGAACTCCTATTTTAGGATTAGATGTATGGGAACATGCTTATTATTTAAAATATCAAAATAAGAGACCAGAATATATCGACGCCTTCTTTAACGTAATCAACTGGAATGAAGTTGAGAAGCGTTACGCTGAAGCAAAATAA
- a CDS encoding 2-amino-3-ketobutyrate coenzyme A ligase, with protein MYGQIKEHLKQELKDIKDAGLYKTERIITSEQGAEITLENGQKVLNFCANNYLGLSAHPEVVKAAKDALDSHGFGMSSVRFICGTQDIHKELEKKISEFYGTEDTILYAAAFDANGGVFEPLLGQEDAIISDSLNHASIIDGVRLCKAARYRYKNSDMDDLEDQLKASSENGDRFKIIVTDGVFSMDGLVAPLDEICELAEKYEAMVMIDECHAAGFIGETGRGTLEEKGVMGKIDIITGTLGKALGGAMGGYTTGKKEIIEILRQRSRPYLFSNSLAPAIVGASIKVFEMLSNNTELRDKLEYNTNYFKEGMKKLGFDIIDGDSAIVPVMLYDAKLSQTMANMLLQEGIYVIGFFFPVVPRDKARIRVQLSAAHSQSQLDKALEAFQKIGAQLNII; from the coding sequence ATGTACGGGCAAATTAAAGAACATCTGAAACAAGAATTAAAAGATATTAAGGATGCTGGTCTTTATAAGACCGAAAGAATAATAACCTCTGAGCAAGGAGCAGAAATAACTTTAGAGAATGGCCAAAAAGTCTTGAACTTTTGCGCTAATAATTACTTGGGGCTATCGGCACATCCAGAAGTTGTAAAGGCCGCAAAAGATGCATTGGATAGTCATGGATTCGGAATGTCTTCAGTGAGATTTATCTGTGGTACTCAAGATATCCACAAAGAATTAGAAAAAAAGATTTCCGAATTCTACGGAACGGAAGACACCATTCTTTATGCTGCTGCCTTCGATGCCAATGGCGGTGTTTTTGAGCCTTTATTAGGACAAGAAGATGCTATAATTTCAGATTCTTTAAATCATGCTTCTATTATTGATGGGGTTCGGCTTTGCAAAGCGGCTAGATATCGCTACAAAAATAGCGACATGGATGATTTGGAGGATCAATTAAAAGCTTCCAGTGAAAACGGAGACCGTTTCAAAATCATTGTGACTGATGGTGTGTTTTCAATGGATGGCCTTGTTGCGCCCTTGGATGAAATATGTGAATTGGCCGAGAAATACGAGGCAATGGTTATGATAGACGAATGCCATGCCGCAGGATTCATAGGTGAGACTGGCCGTGGTACCTTGGAAGAAAAAGGTGTAATGGGTAAAATAGATATTATCACCGGGACTTTAGGAAAAGCCTTGGGTGGCGCGATGGGCGGTTATACAACCGGAAAGAAAGAAATCATTGAGATACTAAGACAAAGATCACGACCTTATTTGTTCTCCAATTCGTTAGCGCCCGCTATTGTTGGCGCATCAATCAAGGTTTTTGAGATGCTTAGTAACAATACTGAACTAAGAGATAAATTGGAGTATAATACCAACTATTTTAAAGAAGGAATGAAAAAATTGGGTTTCGATATCATAGACGGGGACTCTGCCATCGTACCGGTAATGTTATATGATGCAAAATTGTCCCAAACCATGGCAAACATGTTGTTACAAGAAGGAATTTATGTCATTGGCTTCTTTTTCCCAGTGGTTCCTCGGGATAAAGCGAGGATAAGAGTGCAACTTTCTGCTGCTCATTCTCAGTCTCAACTTGATAAAGCATTGGAGGCTTTTCAAAAAATCGGTGCTCAATTAAATATTATTTAA
- a CDS encoding Outer membrane protein OmpA, with the protein MKNLSRLVIAMLLLLSFNAHAQDENNPWALGIGINAVDLYPVGEDAPLGSYFDEYFNVNDHYNILPSISTVSVSRYLGDGFIFGVNGSINQIDKIGDSSADDLSYYAVDGVVRFSFGALFNAAKFDPYLGLGGGYTWVDNIGFGTANGTLGFNYWFTDNVGLTIQSAYKHAFDDDSPKHFQHTAGISIKFGGKDTDGDGIYDKDDACPDVPGLEAFNGCPDSDGDGIEDSKDDCPNEAGLPEFNGCPDSDGDGVPDKDDKCPTVAGLKEMQGCPDADGDGVTDAEDECPNEAGPAANKGCPYQDKDGDGVLDKDDECPEVAGTVANKGCPEITEEKQKQLNDYAKTILFDLNKASIKSESEPVLEDIIAILNEYPNSKFTVEGHTDSSGSDAYNMKLSDERAISVKDYLVSHGVDQFRLSSKGFGEERPIDTNNTRAGRANNRRVEINLAKNE; encoded by the coding sequence ATGAAAAATCTTAGCAGATTAGTTATCGCTATGTTGCTTCTTTTAAGCTTCAACGCACATGCGCAAGATGAAAACAACCCTTGGGCGCTTGGAATTGGCATTAATGCAGTAGATCTTTATCCAGTTGGAGAAGATGCTCCGTTAGGCTCTTATTTCGATGAATATTTTAACGTAAATGATCACTACAACATATTGCCTTCAATCTCTACAGTATCTGTTTCTAGATATTTAGGTGATGGTTTTATCTTCGGAGTTAATGGATCTATCAACCAAATCGATAAGATTGGTGATTCTTCTGCCGATGATTTATCATACTACGCAGTAGATGGTGTTGTTAGATTTAGCTTTGGAGCTCTTTTCAATGCCGCTAAATTTGATCCTTACCTTGGTCTAGGTGGTGGTTACACTTGGGTAGACAATATTGGCTTTGGTACTGCTAACGGTACTTTAGGTTTCAACTACTGGTTTACTGACAATGTAGGTTTAACAATTCAATCTGCTTACAAACATGCTTTCGATGACGATTCGCCTAAGCATTTCCAGCACACTGCAGGAATTTCTATCAAATTCGGTGGAAAAGATACAGATGGTGATGGTATATACGATAAAGACGATGCTTGTCCAGATGTTCCTGGTTTAGAAGCATTCAACGGTTGTCCAGATTCTGACGGTGATGGTATCGAAGATTCTAAGGATGATTGTCCAAACGAAGCTGGTCTTCCTGAATTTAACGGATGTCCTGATTCTGACGGTGATGGTGTTCCAGACAAGGATGATAAATGTCCTACTGTAGCTGGTCTTAAAGAAATGCAAGGTTGTCCAGATGCTGACGGCGATGGTGTAACTGACGCTGAGGATGAATGTCCTAATGAAGCTGGTCCTGCTGCTAATAAGGGTTGCCCATACCAAGATAAAGACGGTGACGGTGTATTAGATAAAGATGATGAGTGTCCTGAAGTTGCTGGTACTGTTGCCAACAAAGGTTGTCCAGAGATAACTGAAGAGAAGCAAAAACAACTTAACGATTACGCTAAGACGATCTTGTTTGATCTTAACAAAGCTTCTATCAAATCTGAATCTGAGCCAGTATTAGAAGATATCATTGCAATACTTAATGAATATCCTAACTCTAAATTTACCGTAGAAGGTCATACTGACAGTTCTGGTTCTGATGCATATAACATGAAGTTATCTGATGAGAGAGCAATCTCAGTTAAAGATTACTTAGTATCTCACGGAGTTGATCAATTCAGACTTTCATCTAAAGGATTTGGTGAAGAAAGACCAATCGACACTAACAACACTAGAGCTGGTAGAGCTAACAACCGTAGAGTTGAAATCAACTTAGCTAAGAATGAATAG